Proteins encoded in a region of the Phycisphaerae bacterium genome:
- a CDS encoding glycosyltransferase family 39 protein — MLDIPLERDEGEYAYAGQLMLEGVPPYSLAYNMKMPGIYAVYAVILAVFGQSASGIHLAVLFINAATIILLFFMTKKLFGPIAGVGAAVFFAITSVSRTLNASANAENFVVLPAIAGIMLLINFINTKKYLFLITAGILSGIAFLMKQHGAGFILFSYSILFWDQVHQKPMNYKRLSSVILIYSFFTILPFLITCLILWYCGVFEKFWFWTFEYSRQYISITSFHEGFANLKEALRQIVSSAPFVWLFALLGISSIIWNRNIRKYGMFLISFLIYSFLMVCPGLYFRNHYFVLFLPVLSILAGAGVVAIQDFAGKRIKSASKAAFISILIIPAVWFESFYSQRSYLLESDAFVLSRANFGLNPFPEAQKIAEFIKANSNKDDRIAVLGSEPEIFFYSHRRSATPYIYVYPLVEPHPYAVDMQREMINQIEATKPRFVVFVKFHYSWLFRPESGKLILDWADNYVSTHYRQIGLVEIAVQGQTLYHWNSVAKSSKGDYLIFIGERID; from the coding sequence ATGCTTGATATTCCTCTCGAACGTGACGAAGGCGAATACGCTTACGCAGGGCAGTTGATGCTTGAGGGCGTTCCGCCATATTCATTGGCTTACAATATGAAGATGCCGGGCATTTATGCGGTCTATGCGGTGATTTTAGCAGTTTTCGGTCAGAGTGCATCCGGCATTCATCTTGCCGTACTGTTTATCAACGCCGCGACAATCATACTGCTCTTTTTTATGACAAAGAAACTTTTTGGGCCGATTGCCGGTGTCGGGGCGGCAGTTTTTTTCGCGATTACTTCAGTAAGCAGAACCCTTAATGCATCGGCAAACGCGGAAAATTTCGTTGTTCTGCCCGCGATAGCTGGAATAATGCTTTTAATAAATTTTATTAACACTAAAAAGTATTTATTCCTTATAACGGCCGGTATCCTGTCCGGTATCGCTTTCCTGATGAAACAGCACGGGGCGGGGTTTATACTTTTCAGTTATTCAATTCTTTTTTGGGATCAGGTTCATCAAAAGCCGATGAATTACAAAAGGCTTTCATCTGTAATTCTTATTTATTCTTTTTTTACAATTTTGCCCTTTTTGATTACCTGTTTAATTTTGTGGTATTGCGGGGTGTTTGAGAAATTCTGGTTCTGGACGTTCGAATATTCGCGGCAATACATCAGTATAACTTCTTTTCATGAAGGCTTTGCAAATTTAAAAGAGGCCCTGCGGCAAATAGTTTCATCGGCTCCTTTTGTATGGCTGTTCGCGCTGCTGGGCATTTCGAGTATTATCTGGAACAGAAATATTCGCAAATATGGTATGTTCCTTATCAGTTTTTTAATTTATTCTTTTCTAATGGTTTGTCCGGGGCTGTATTTTCGCAATCATTATTTTGTTCTCTTTTTGCCTGTATTATCCATATTGGCAGGAGCTGGAGTTGTCGCCATTCAGGATTTTGCAGGTAAACGCATAAAGTCGGCTTCTAAAGCAGCTTTTATCTCGATTTTAATTATTCCTGCAGTCTGGTTCGAGAGTTTTTACAGCCAGAGAAGTTATCTTCTGGAATCGGACGCTTTTGTGCTGTCACGGGCCAATTTTGGTTTAAATCCCTTTCCGGAGGCGCAGAAGATAGCGGAATTTATAAAGGCTAATTCCAATAAGGATGACAGGATAGCGGTGTTAGGTTCCGAGCCGGAGATATTTTTTTACTCTCACAGGCGTTCGGCTACCCCTTATATTTATGTTTATCCGCTTGTGGAGCCGCATCCTTACGCGGTCGATATGCAGCGTGAAATGATTAATCAGATCGAAGCTACCAAGCCGAGATTTGTTGTTTTTGTGAAATTTCATTATTCCTGGCTGTTCAGGCCTGAGTCTGGGAAACTAATTCTTGACTGGGCGGATAACTATGTATCTACCCATTACCGCCAAATTGGCCTTGTGGAGATTGCCGTTCAGGGCCAGACATTATATCACTGGAATTCAGTTGCCAAATCGTCAAAAGGCGACTATTTAATATTTATTGGTGAACGAATTGATTAG
- a CDS encoding glycosyltransferase family 39 protein: protein MKKIVSDNPKPTDSKSILFNICLTMLFILLVSVTVIIRIRTLNVPLERDEGEYAYAGQLMLEGVPPYSLAYNMKMPGIYAAYAVILAVFGQTVSGIHLAVLFINMATVLFLFFMTKKLFGPIAGVGAAVFFAITSISNTIQATANAENFVVFFAMAGIILLMNFAETKKYLYLITGGLLLGIAFMMKQHGAGFILFGLFFLIWKQVRQKPITWKKPVLVIAIYGISVLVPFLITCLILWRCGVFEKFWFWTFNYARHYVSVVPFATGLGYLNETLGIIVPSAWFVWLSALLGLLRILRDKKIHEQSVFAAGFLILSFVSVCPSFYFRPHYFVLFLPVLSILAGAGVAEIKNLVGRNIKSAAKTSFISILIILVIWLQSFYSQRNYLLESDPIILSRYTFGRFPFSEAREIGNFIKNHSGKEDKIAVLGSEPEIYFYSQRRSATSYIYTYPLMEPQPYAVDMQREMISQIEANKPRFVVVVRCFDSWIDCPIMEPQPYVVDMQRKIITQIEANKPGFAVVMKGLDSWTDWPGSERLIFNWIDQYVSSRYRQIGLVEMFPRKKTLYYWDSAAKPSKKDGWLFVGERID, encoded by the coding sequence ATGAAAAAAATAGTTTCTGATAATCCAAAACCGACTGATTCTAAAAGTATCTTATTTAATATTTGCCTGACGATGCTGTTTATATTACTGGTATCTGTTACGGTAATTATCAGAATCAGAACTCTTAATGTGCCGCTTGAACGTGACGAGGGCGAATACGCTTACGCAGGGCAGCTAATGCTTGAGGGCGTTCCGCCATATTCATTGGCTTACAATATGAAGATGCCGGGCATTTATGCGGCGTATGCGGTGATTTTAGCGGTTTTCGGGCAGACTGTATCCGGCATTCATCTTGCCGTACTGTTTATCAACATGGCAACGGTCTTATTCCTCTTTTTTATGACTAAAAAACTTTTTGGGCCGATTGCCGGTGTCGGGGCGGCAGTTTTTTTCGCGATTACTTCTATAAGCAACACTATCCAGGCAACGGCTAACGCAGAGAATTTTGTCGTTTTTTTCGCGATGGCCGGAATAATTCTTTTGATGAATTTTGCCGAGACAAAGAAATATCTTTACCTTATAACAGGCGGCTTGCTGCTGGGCATTGCTTTTATGATGAAACAACACGGAGCTGGATTTATACTTTTCGGTCTGTTTTTTTTGATTTGGAAGCAAGTTCGTCAAAAACCGATAACGTGGAAGAAGCCGGTATTGGTAATCGCAATCTACGGGATTTCCGTTCTTGTGCCGTTTTTGATAACCTGTTTGATTTTATGGCGCTGCGGGGTATTTGAAAAGTTCTGGTTCTGGACATTCAACTATGCCAGACATTATGTCAGCGTAGTTCCTTTTGCGACAGGTCTTGGGTATCTTAATGAAACTCTCGGGATAATAGTTCCATCGGCATGGTTTGTCTGGCTGTCGGCGTTATTGGGTCTTTTGCGTATTTTACGGGATAAGAAGATTCACGAACAAAGCGTATTTGCTGCCGGTTTTTTAATATTATCCTTTGTGTCTGTTTGTCCGAGTTTTTATTTCCGTCCCCACTATTTCGTTCTTTTTTTACCGGTGCTTAGCATATTGGCCGGTGCAGGCGTTGCTGAGATTAAGAATTTAGTCGGTCGCAATATAAAGTCAGCGGCTAAAACTTCCTTTATTTCAATCTTAATCATTTTGGTTATATGGCTTCAGAGTTTTTACAGCCAGAGAAATTATCTTTTGGAATCCGACCCGATTATTCTTTCAAGATATACCTTCGGCAGATTTCCTTTTTCGGAGGCCCGTGAGATAGGAAATTTTATAAAGAATCATTCCGGCAAGGAAGACAAAATAGCAGTGCTCGGCTCCGAACCGGAAATATATTTCTATTCGCAGAGACGCTCAGCTACTTCGTATATCTATACTTATCCGCTTATGGAGCCGCAGCCATATGCTGTCGATATGCAGCGTGAAATGATTAGTCAAATTGAAGCGAATAAGCCGAGATTTGTTGTAGTAGTAAGATGCTTTGATTCGTGGATAGACTGCCCGATTATGGAACCGCAGCCTTATGTCGTCGATATGCAGCGAAAAATAATCACTCAAATTGAAGCAAATAAGCCGGGATTTGCTGTGGTAATGAAGGGCCTTGATTCGTGGACGGACTGGCCGGGTTCGGAAAGATTAATCTTTAACTGGATAGACCAATATGTATCCTCCCGCTACCGGCAAATTGGTCTTGTAGAAATGTTTCCGAGGAAAAAGACGCTGTATTATTGGGATTCGGCTGCGAAACCTTCAAAGAAGGACGGCTGGTTATTTGTCGGCGAGCGTATCGACTAA
- a CDS encoding DUF502 domain-containing protein, whose protein sequence is MAERYDEKLNREIKINIRKNLISGVLIAVPFVVSLLIIQWLFKAMAGLLQPVVSRVLPWLAKFVITSPVPDTYQRIAVTTMSVILLVLLLYFVGAVGQLVIGRRFISIGEKLFMRIPIVRTIYGSSKQVIKAMSMPDRTVFKSVVLVEFPRPGMKAFGFLTGYITDPDGRKYCKIFLPTTPNPTTGFFEMVPLSDVIMTDLSIEDGFKIFISGGVVSPDTFNYVKNNHDAINGEQEQKQS, encoded by the coding sequence ATGGCTGAAAGATACGACGAAAAGCTGAACAGGGAAATAAAGATTAATATACGCAAAAACCTGATTTCAGGGGTGCTTATAGCAGTGCCTTTTGTGGTCAGCCTACTGATTATTCAATGGCTTTTTAAGGCGATGGCCGGCCTTCTGCAGCCGGTGGTGAGCAGAGTTTTGCCGTGGCTGGCGAAGTTTGTTATTACCAGTCCCGTTCCTGACACTTACCAGCGTATCGCTGTGACGACTATGTCCGTAATATTGCTTGTTTTGCTGCTGTATTTTGTCGGCGCAGTCGGACAGCTTGTTATAGGCCGGCGTTTCATATCGATTGGCGAAAAACTGTTTATGCGAATACCGATAGTACGCACAATCTACGGTTCGAGCAAACAGGTTATCAAGGCGATGTCGATGCCGGACCGAACGGTGTTTAAATCGGTAGTGCTGGTGGAATTTCCAAGACCGGGGATGAAAGCGTTTGGTTTTTTAACGGGCTATATCACAGACCCTGACGGAAGAAAATACTGCAAAATATTTTTGCCTACGACACCGAATCCGACGACAGGATTTTTCGAGATGGTTCCTCTTAGCGATGTAATTATGACGGATTTGAGCATCGAAGACGGGTTCAAGATATTTATTTCCGGCGGTGTAGTTTCGCCTGATACATTCAATTATGTTAAAAATAACCACGATGCGATAAATGGGGAACAGGAGCAAAAACAGTCCTGA
- a CDS encoding trypsin-like peptidase domain-containing protein, whose amino-acid sequence MKITAIISILLISVAICTAQPDMSKSVVMIQIVKQPFDYTTPWKQTSISQGVGSGFIIAGDRILTNAHNVSDNRYIILKKENVAKKYPATVEFIGHDCDLAIVKPTDPSFFENTQPLSFGTLPQVNSTVSTYGFPMGGTHISVTEGVISRIQTDAYVHTGADAHLVVQTDAAINPGNSGGPVVLDGNVVGVAFQGMMQADNIGYMIPTTVIEHFLLDVNDGKYDGFGSLGIMLFAGLHNDSYKDYLKLPENTQGVVVTAVLLNSSAENVLQKNDCITQIDNYDVDNDGMVMIYGQKYHLSEVVETKQIGQPVDLTFWRSGQKQTAKLQVQLNRPVFEIARLYDNPPPYVCFAGLTFVTANRNFLETWGKNWISDIPHTLRYLMSDSQQLNKDRLRKEYVVLAEILPDQMNAYADEFINKPLETINDIPVRSISDVRKAFENKDCEFYILKFMNSEKPLLMDARQAHQRNDAILKKYNIPSWAFTENQL is encoded by the coding sequence ATGAAGATAACCGCAATAATTTCCATACTTTTAATTTCAGTTGCTATCTGTACTGCCCAGCCTGATATGTCGAAATCGGTAGTTATGATTCAGATTGTAAAGCAGCCTTTCGACTATACGACGCCGTGGAAACAAACCTCTATCTCTCAGGGTGTAGGCTCAGGTTTTATAATCGCAGGCGACAGGATTCTAACCAACGCCCACAACGTATCGGATAACAGATATATCATCCTCAAAAAAGAAAACGTCGCGAAAAAATATCCTGCGACCGTCGAATTTATCGGCCATGACTGCGACCTGGCGATAGTTAAACCGACCGACCCTTCTTTCTTTGAAAACACCCAGCCCCTCAGCTTCGGCACTCTTCCGCAGGTCAACAGCACCGTATCGACCTATGGCTTTCCTATGGGCGGCACGCATATCAGCGTTACCGAAGGTGTTATTTCCCGCATCCAGACCGATGCCTATGTCCACACCGGTGCCGATGCCCATCTCGTCGTCCAGACCGATGCCGCGATAAACCCAGGCAACAGCGGCGGTCCTGTGGTACTCGACGGCAACGTCGTCGGCGTAGCCTTTCAGGGAATGATGCAGGCTGACAACATAGGCTATATGATACCGACTACTGTCATCGAGCATTTTCTGCTCGACGTAAACGACGGCAAATACGATGGATTCGGTTCGCTTGGCATAATGCTCTTCGCGGGTCTTCATAACGACAGCTATAAAGATTATCTAAAGCTGCCAGAAAATACTCAGGGCGTCGTCGTAACCGCGGTACTGCTTAACAGTTCCGCCGAAAACGTCTTGCAGAAAAACGACTGTATTACGCAAATCGACAATTACGACGTGGATAACGATGGTATGGTTATGATTTACGGCCAGAAATATCATCTCTCCGAAGTCGTGGAGACAAAACAAATCGGCCAGCCCGTTGACCTGACGTTCTGGCGCAGCGGCCAAAAGCAAACCGCGAAATTACAGGTTCAGCTCAATCGTCCTGTTTTCGAAATTGCACGGCTTTACGACAATCCTCCGCCTTATGTTTGCTTTGCCGGACTTACATTCGTTACCGCAAACAGAAACTTTCTTGAGACATGGGGCAAAAACTGGATTAGCGATATTCCACATACCCTCAGATATCTTATGAGCGATTCGCAGCAGCTCAACAAAGACAGGCTTCGAAAGGAATATGTCGTGCTTGCGGAAATCCTGCCCGACCAGATGAACGCCTACGCCGATGAGTTTATAAATAAACCGCTCGAAACTATTAATGATATCCCTGTACGCAGCATCAGCGATGTCCGCAAGGCTTTTGAAAACAAGGATTGCGAATTTTACATCCTTAAATTTATGAATTCTGAAAAACCTCTGCTGATGGACGCCAGGCAAGCTCATCAGCGAAACGATGCCATTTTGAAAAAATATAATATTCCATCCTGGGCATTCACGGAGAATCAATTATGA
- a CDS encoding O-antigen ligase family protein, producing MIKNTQIKKDLASGVLFIIFLCIIALRLSFTENSAIESFSLEGIFYDNFLSICISCILLLSSVIWFVVLLRRRNHSYKHTGIEYGVFLFVIAAAVSTYFASNRRAAMNDSLTLLAVIISAIAMVQLLDRQTRRSTLLFVIIAIGVANVYQCLDQFISGNKMMIDQYKNEPEYQLQRLGIESGSFQQMLYEHRLYSSDTKGYFSTSNSAGCFFNLAIFSALAVFGPGLKQFRKKPLKTFVLPIVILLVLFFGLLLTASKGALLAFILASFVLLISSLFAKFLKAHKFSIFSAAVAASIAAVLVIISYGLKHNTLPGGNSMLVRWQYWVASAAMITDHFFTGVGGSNFGSFYTHYKIPEALETVRDPHCFVLSIMSSYGIIGLTGFCCALFVPIIRALKSPEIKPLTDKDDISATVRICGVSAVLVLLFLRPLAVRTELADEIAVTVYIFAVMYAAPAFLFGTTLWLCVRSRKSYDDFSTWTAPLLCGIFAVLIHNLIDFAIFEPGIMTAFWAALAVIISQSLNSQTVEIKNPSRLKTTALVVFAAALAAALLWFYIIPVGKTAVKMENAKTISSYGRLREASAILDSAITDDRFNPAPPTLKGMMSLYNFKVDPSLNQDILLQSEKAFQAAIQRDPANFKNYENLAEVYQKLAEVSPPQHLLWFEKAFESLSHAVSLYPASADLHLTLATAAQQINKIDIAIDNYAQAIAIEDAYREQFKIMYPGKEVFSRIGEVNYKFAKERLEQLTRNEENKD from the coding sequence ATGATAAAAAATACACAAATTAAAAAAGACCTCGCCTCAGGGGTACTTTTTATTATTTTTCTCTGCATAATTGCCTTGCGATTGAGTTTCACTGAAAATTCCGCTATAGAATCTTTCAGCCTTGAAGGCATTTTTTATGACAATTTCCTGAGTATATGTATTTCCTGCATTCTGCTTTTATCATCTGTTATATGGTTTGTCGTTTTATTACGCCGCCGCAATCACAGTTATAAACATACCGGCATTGAGTACGGAGTGTTTTTGTTTGTCATCGCCGCGGCCGTAAGTACATACTTTGCCTCGAACCGAAGAGCCGCGATGAACGATTCGCTCACACTTCTGGCCGTCATCATTTCGGCAATCGCCATGGTCCAGCTTCTTGACCGACAAACGAGAAGAAGTACTCTGCTTTTTGTTATTATCGCTATAGGCGTTGCGAATGTTTATCAGTGCCTCGACCAGTTTATCAGCGGCAATAAAATGATGATTGATCAATATAAGAACGAACCTGAATATCAGCTCCAAAGACTCGGTATAGAGTCCGGTTCGTTCCAGCAGATGCTTTACGAGCACAGGCTCTATTCCAGTGATACAAAAGGTTATTTCTCCACCAGCAACAGCGCAGGATGTTTCTTTAATCTGGCCATATTTTCCGCCCTCGCAGTCTTCGGTCCGGGTTTAAAACAGTTCAGGAAGAAACCGTTAAAAACATTTGTCCTGCCGATAGTAATACTGCTTGTCCTCTTTTTCGGCCTTCTGCTCACCGCCAGCAAAGGAGCTTTACTGGCATTTATCCTCGCTTCTTTTGTTTTGCTGATTTCGAGCCTGTTCGCGAAATTTCTCAAAGCTCATAAATTTTCCATCTTTTCCGCCGCAGTCGCCGCTTCCATCGCGGCGGTTCTCGTTATAATCTCTTACGGCCTTAAACATAACACACTTCCCGGCGGCAATTCGATGCTCGTCAGGTGGCAGTACTGGGTTGCCTCGGCCGCGATGATTACCGACCATTTTTTCACTGGAGTAGGCGGCAGCAATTTCGGCTCCTTCTATACACATTACAAAATTCCTGAAGCGCTCGAAACCGTCCGCGACCCTCACTGTTTCGTGTTAAGTATCATGAGCAGTTACGGCATAATCGGTCTTACGGGATTTTGCTGCGCTCTTTTTGTGCCGATTATCAGGGCACTGAAAAGCCCTGAGATTAAACCGCTTACAGACAAAGATGACATTTCCGCGACAGTACGCATCTGCGGCGTATCTGCTGTTCTGGTTCTTCTTTTTCTGCGGCCCCTTGCCGTCAGAACAGAACTTGCCGATGAGATTGCTGTCACCGTTTATATTTTTGCCGTGATGTACGCCGCACCTGCATTTCTCTTCGGCACAACCTTATGGCTCTGCGTAAGAAGCAGGAAAAGTTACGATGATTTTTCAACATGGACCGCGCCTTTGCTTTGCGGAATATTCGCGGTACTGATTCACAACCTCATCGACTTCGCGATTTTCGAGCCCGGCATTATGACCGCCTTTTGGGCAGCTCTGGCGGTAATAATTTCGCAATCGTTGAATTCTCAAACTGTTGAAATTAAAAATCCTTCGCGGCTGAAAACTACGGCTTTGGTAGTTTTTGCTGCGGCTTTGGCTGCCGCTTTGCTGTGGTTTTACATAATACCTGTTGGAAAAACCGCCGTAAAAATGGAAAACGCCAAGACGATTTCATCCTATGGCCGGCTCAGGGAAGCTTCCGCGATACTTGACTCGGCCATTACTGATGACCGGTTCAATCCTGCACCGCCGACCCTAAAAGGTATGATGTCTTTGTACAATTTCAAGGTCGACCCATCACTAAATCAGGATATATTGCTCCAGTCTGAAAAAGCCTTTCAGGCCGCCATACAAAGAGACCCTGCGAATTTCAAAAATTACGAAAACCTGGCCGAAGTTTATCAAAAACTTGCCGAGGTATCGCCGCCGCAGCATCTTTTATGGTTTGAAAAAGCCTTCGAATCGCTCAGCCATGCCGTCAGTCTCTATCCAGCCTCGGCAGATTTGCATTTGACTCTTGCTACTGCCGCACAGCAGATTAACAAAATTGATATTGCCATCGACAATTACGCCCAGGCCATAGCCATCGAGGATGCTTACAGGGAACAATTTAAAATTATGTATCCCGGAAAAGAAGTCTTCAGCAGAATAGGAGAAGTAAATTACAAATTCGCAAAAGAAAGACTTGAACAACTAACCCGGAATGAGGAAAATAAGGATTAA
- a CDS encoding MraY family glycosyltransferase, which produces MEESLGVFSILCFLAAFVTSILLTLAAKRIAVRIGLLAHPKSDRFNKKIIPMGGGISIFLTVTLACLTILTLIKILVSDGTTEVFGRDFEPYIQGFANKSMQLWITIACAAVLFLLGLWDDMKNLKPLPKLLVEFAAAFAAAYWGDVRVELFIESKIITSILSSFWIVLLINVFNFLDNMDGASAGIALIISLFLFVIATLSNQAFVAGLAIIFAGTLVGFLVFNFHPASIFMGDAGSLVVGFFIAFLTLKTTYYHQSDDNQWYTVLAPLVITAIPLYDFISVTVLRISQGKSPFIGDTQHFSHRLKKLGLSEFQTVLTLYLATIATGLGAIVLTRAVWPFGLLVFLQTIMVLEIIILLESTGKNDKKYTN; this is translated from the coding sequence ATGGAAGAATCGCTTGGAGTATTTTCCATACTTTGTTTTCTGGCGGCGTTTGTCACATCTATATTGTTGACGCTTGCCGCGAAAAGGATTGCCGTCAGGATTGGGCTGCTGGCTCATCCTAAAAGCGACCGTTTCAACAAAAAAATCATTCCGATGGGCGGCGGTATCAGCATATTTCTTACGGTTACGCTTGCCTGCCTGACTATACTTACACTTATTAAAATACTTGTCTCCGATGGAACAACCGAGGTCTTCGGCAGGGATTTCGAGCCTTACATTCAGGGCTTCGCGAATAAATCGATGCAGTTATGGATAACTATCGCCTGTGCAGCTGTATTATTTTTGCTCGGCCTGTGGGACGATATGAAAAATCTCAAACCTCTGCCTAAACTGCTGGTGGAATTCGCCGCTGCTTTTGCCGCGGCATATTGGGGAGACGTCAGGGTTGAGCTTTTTATCGAAAGCAAAATAATCACATCTATTTTAAGCTCTTTCTGGATTGTGCTTCTTATCAATGTCTTCAACTTTCTCGATAATATGGACGGTGCCAGCGCGGGCATCGCTTTAATTATCTCTCTGTTTCTGTTTGTCATTGCGACTCTTTCAAATCAGGCCTTCGTCGCAGGCCTTGCAATAATTTTCGCCGGCACACTGGTAGGTTTTCTCGTATTCAATTTTCATCCGGCCTCGATATTTATGGGTGACGCCGGTTCGCTGGTTGTAGGTTTTTTCATAGCTTTTCTTACGCTCAAAACAACATACTATCACCAGTCAGACGATAATCAGTGGTACACCGTTCTGGCGCCACTTGTCATAACGGCGATTCCTCTTTACGATTTTATCAGTGTAACCGTTCTGCGAATCAGCCAGGGCAAAAGCCCATTCATCGGCGATACTCAGCACTTCTCCCACAGGCTTAAGAAACTCGGCCTGAGTGAGTTTCAGACCGTCCTGACGCTTTATCTTGCCACCATCGCCACAGGGCTCGGTGCCATAGTGCTTACCAGGGCCGTATGGCCTTTTGGGCTGCTCGTCTTTCTGCAGACCATAATGGTTCTTGAAATCATTATTCTTCTCGAATCCACGGGTAAAAATGATAAAAAATACACAAATTAA
- a CDS encoding DUF4416 family protein: MWTLKKPDPVKLIIGILGCDVDAVDAAVDMIKARFGPCDLESPAWPFRHTEYYANEMGKEIVKKFITVEKLIAPDKLAAIKHTMNKMEAKLADVLDIDLSRPVNLDPGYIEPSKLVLASTKNFSHRIYIGKKIWAEVTLIFSKGRWTSFEYTFPDHKEDRYHDFFSQVRDKLVQQLRK; encoded by the coding sequence ATGTGGACGCTTAAAAAACCTGACCCGGTTAAACTGATTATCGGCATACTCGGCTGCGATGTCGATGCCGTTGATGCCGCCGTTGATATGATTAAGGCCCGGTTCGGCCCCTGCGACCTCGAAAGTCCCGCATGGCCTTTCAGGCACACGGAATATTACGCCAATGAGATGGGTAAAGAGATTGTAAAAAAGTTTATAACGGTCGAAAAGCTGATTGCTCCGGATAAGCTGGCTGCAATCAAGCATACGATGAATAAAATGGAAGCGAAACTTGCCGATGTGCTGGATATTGATTTGAGCCGGCCTGTCAATCTCGACCCCGGTTATATCGAACCATCGAAGCTGGTCCTCGCCAGTACGAAAAATTTTTCGCATCGGATTTATATCGGCAAAAAAATATGGGCCGAAGTAACGCTTATTTTCAGTAAAGGTCGGTGGACGTCGTTTGAATATACCTTTCCCGACCATAAGGAAGACAGATATCATGACTTTTTCAGTCAGGTCAGGGATAAACTTGTTCAGCAATTAAGGAAGTAA